One region of Schistocerca gregaria isolate iqSchGreg1 chromosome 7, iqSchGreg1.2, whole genome shotgun sequence genomic DNA includes:
- the LOC126281846 gene encoding collagen alpha-1(I) chain-like: MSILVRQLSSLGGSAGQERPPEEESGSAAPASLGGSAGQERPPEEESGSAAPASLGRSAGQERPPEEESGSAAPASLGRSAGQERPPEEESGSTAPASLGGSAGQERPPEEESGSAAPASLGGSAGHERPPEEESGSAAPASLGGSAGQERPPEEESGRAAPASLGGTAGQERPPEEESGSAAPASLGGSAGQERPPEEESGSAAPASLGRSAGQERPPEEESGSTAPASLGGSAGHERPPEEESGSAAPASLGGSAGQERPPEEESGRAAPASLGGTAGQERPPEEESGSAAPASLGGSAGQERPPEEESGSAAPASLGRSAGQERPPEEESGSTAPASLGGSAGQERPPEEESGSAAPASLGGSAGQERPPEEESGSAAPASLGGSAGQERPPEEESGSAAPASLGGSAGQERPPEEESGSAAPASLGGSAGQERPPEEESGSAAPASLGGSAGQERPPEEESGSAAPASLGGSAGQERPPEEESGSAAPASLGGSAGQERPPEEESGSAAPASLGGTAGQERPPEEESGSAAPASLGRSAGQERPLEEESGSTAPASLGGSAGQERSPEEESGSAAPASLGGSAGQERPPEEESGSAAPASLGRSAGQERPPEEESGSAAPASLGGTAGQERPPEEESGSAAPASLGRSAGQERPPEEESGSTAPASLGGSAGQERSPEEESGSAAPASLGGSAGQERPPEEESGSAAPASLGRSAGQERPPEEESGSTAPASLGGSAGQERSPEEESLKPLHASEGPAFKEEPDCSAERL; the protein is encoded by the exons ATGTCTATTTTGGTAAGACAGCTGTCCAG cctcggcGGATCAGCAGGACAGGAGCggcctccagaagaagagagtggcagcgccgctccagctagcctcggcGGATCAGCAGGACAGGAGCggcctccagaagaagagagtgggagcgccgctccagctagcctcggcAGATCAGCAGGACAGGAGCggcctccagaagaagagagtgggagcgccgctccagctagcctcggcAGATCAGCAGGACAGGAGCggcctccagaagaagagagtgggagcaccgctccagctagcctcggcGGATCAGCAGGACAGGAGCggcctccagaagaagagagtgggagcgccgctccagctagcctcggcGGATCAGCAGGACACGAGCggcctccagaagaagagagtggcagcgccgctccagctagcctTGGCGGATCAGCAGGACAGGAGCggcctccagaagaagagagtgggagggccgctccagctagcctcggcGGAACAGCAGGACAGGAGCggcctccagaagaagagagtgggagcgccgctccagctagcctcggcGGATCAGCAGGACAGGAGCggcctccagaagaagagagtgggagcgccgctccagctagcctcggcAGATCAGCAGGACAGGAGCggcctccagaagaagagagtgggagcaccgctccagctagcctcggcGGATCAGCAGGACACGAGCggcctccagaagaagagagtggcagcgccgctccagctagcctcggcGGATCAGCAGGACAGGAGCggcctccagaagaagagagtgggagggccgctccagctagcctcggcGGAACAGCAGGACAGGAGCggcctccagaagaagagagtgggagcgccgctccagctagcctcggcGGATCAGCAGGACAGGAGCggcctccagaagaagagagtgggagcgccgctccagctagcctcggcAGATCAGCAGGACAGGAGCggcctccagaagaagagagtgggagcaccgctccagctagcctcggcGGATCAGCAGGACAGGAGCggcctccagaagaagagagtgggagcgccgctccagctagcctcggcGGATCAGCAGGACAGGAGCggcctccagaagaagagagtggcagcgccgctccagctagcctcggcGGATCAGCAGGACAGGAGCggcctccagaagaagagagtggcagcgccgctccagctagcctcggcGGATCAGCAGGACAGGAGCggcctccagaagaagagagtgggagcgccgctccagctagcctcggcGGATCAGCAGGACAGGAGCggcctccagaagaagagagtgggagcgccgctccagctagcctcggcGGATCAGCAGGACAGGAGCggcctccagaagaagagagtggcagcgccgctccagctagcctcggcGGATCAGCAGGACAGGAGCggcctccagaagaagagagtggcagcgccgctccagctagcctcggcGGATCAGCAGGACAGGAGCggcctccagaagaagagagtgggagcgccgctccagctagcctcggcGGAACAGCAGGACAGGAGCggcctccagaagaagagagtgggagcgccgctccagctagcctcggcAGATCAGcaggacaggagcggcctctagaaGAAGAGAGTGGGAGCAccgctccagctagcctcggcGGATCAGCAGGACAGGAGCggtctccagaagaagagagtgggagcgccgctccagctagcctcggcGGATCAGCAGGACAGGAGCggcctccagaagaagagagtggcagcgccgctccagctagcctcggcAGATCAGCAGGACAGGAGCggcctccagaagaagagagtgggagcgccgctccagctagcctcggcGGAACAGCAGGACAGGAGCggcctccagaagaagagagtgggagcgccgctccagctagcctcggcAGATCAGCAGGACAGGAGCggcctccagaagaagagagtgggagcaccgctccagctagcctcggcGGATCAGCAGGACAGGAGCggtctccagaagaagagagtgggagcgccgctccagctagcctcggcGGATCAGCAGGACAGGAGCggcctccagaagaagagagtggcagcgccgctccagctagcctcggcAGATCAGCAGGACAGGAGCggcctccagaagaagagagtgggagcaccgctccagctagcctcggcGGATCAGCAGGACAGGAGCggtctccagaagaagaga